The following DNA comes from Phytohabitans rumicis.
GCCGGGCCTGGGCGATCGGCGGGCTGGGCCTGGCGGCCGCCGGCCTCGCCGCCGCGGTCGTGCTGACCCCGCTCGGCACCGTCGTCAGCGCCCGCCTCGACGACGGCCACTCCAACGGGGTGCGCTCGTTTCTGATGGAGCGCGCGGTCAGCGGGATGGCCGAGTCGCCGGTCATCGGGTTCGGCTCGACCCGGACGACGATGGGCGGGCGCAACTCCATCACCGTCGGCGAGAGCGCCGCGTGCGAGCGCTGCGGCAACTTCACCGTCGGCGGGAACGGCCAGTTCTGGCAGCTCATCTTCGCGCACGGCCTGGTCGGCGCCGGCGCGTACCTCGGTTTCTTCGGCTACGGGCTGTGGCGTTTCCGGCGCGACCGCGGCCCGATCGGCATCGCCGGCGGCTGCGCGATCTTCGGCGGCTTCGCGGCGATGCTCTGGTACAACGCGCTGGTCACGCCCCTCGCATTCATGTTCCTCGCGTACGCGCTGCTCTGGAGGAGTTCCCTTGCCCGTTAGAACCGCGCCCGCGCGGCTGACCGCGGGCGACGCGGCGCTGCGCGCCCAGTACCTGCAGGACGTGCTGCGGCTGCTCTATCCGGAGCCGTGCACGACCGCCGCCAACGGCCGCGCGCCGCTCGTCACCGAGTACGTCGTGGTGCCCGACGCGCGCCGGCCACGCCTGCTCGTGCCGACCCGGTCGCGCCGGATCGCCGCAGCCGCCGTCCGCCGGTACGCCGAGCCGCAGTCCCGGATCGCGCGCCTCAAGCGGGACGCGGTGGTCGCCGCGCTCCGCACGCCGGGCGCCTCGGCGGTGCTCCTGCGCCACCGGGTACGCGTCCGCGGGCCGATCCGCGAGACGATCGACGGCTATCTGCGTACGGCGCTGGACACCGACCTCTCCATCAGCGTCCACATCGGACCGGCTCGGGCCAACCGCAAGCCGGTCCTACAGCTGATCGCCCCGGACGGGCAGACGCTGGGCTTCGCCAAGATGGGCACCGGCCCGCTGACCCGCCGCCTGGTCCGGGCCGAGACCACCGCGCTCAGCGCCCTGTCCCACGTGGGCCTGCGCGGCCTGACCGTGCCCCGGGTGCTGCACTCCGGCGAGTGGCGCGGGCACCAGGTGCTCGTGCAGTCGCCGCTGCCGGTGTGGCGGCCCCGGGCGCCGCTGGCCCCGGACCGCCTCGGCGCCGCCATGCGCGAGGTGGCCCGCAGTTGCGGCATCTCCCGCAGCTGGTTCGCCACCAGCCCGTACTGGGCGGAGCTGCGCGAGCGCCTCGCCGCCGTGTCCGACCGCCCGGAGGGCGCCGCGCTCGGCTCGGCCGCCCGGGCGCTGGTGGACCGCACCAGCGACGTGGACCTGCGGTACGGCGCCTGGCACGGCGACTGGGCCCCGTGGAACATGGCCTCGCTCGCCGACACCCTGCTGGTGTGGGACTGGGAGCGGTTCACCACCGGGGTGCCGCTGGGCTTCGACGCGGTGCACTACGAGCTACAGCGCCGCATCCAGTCCACATCGGACGCCGAGGCGGCCGTGGAGGCGACGCTCGGCGTGGCACCGGCGCTGCTGGAGCCGTTCGAGGTGACCGGGGACGCGGCCCGCCTGACCGCGCTGCTGTACCTGGTCGACCTCGCCGCCCGCTACCTCGCCGACCGGCAGGCCGAGGCCGGCGCCCGGCTGGGCGTGCTCGGCACCTGGCTCCTGCCGGTCCTCGTCCGCCGCGTGGAGGCGCTATGAGAGAGCGGGTTCCCGCCCCGGTCAAGCGGATCGTCCACTTCGGATCCCGCTCGTACGGCCGGATCACCGCGCCCGCCCGCATGCTGCCGTCGTTTCTGATCTGCGGCGGCCAGCGGTGCGGCACGACCTCGCTCTACCGGGCGCTCTCCGCGCACCCGGTGGTGCTCAAGGCCGTACTGCACAAGGGCGTGCACTACTTCGACACGTCGTACCACCGGGGAATGGCGTGGTATCGCGGCCACTTCCCGCTGCAGCGCACCGCCATGAAGGTCGAGCAGCGGTACGGCGTACCGGCGCAGACGTTCGAGTCCAGCCCGTACTATATGTACCACCCGCACGCGGTGGCCCGGATCGCCCGCGACCTGCCCACCGTACGGCTGGTGGTGCTGGTCCGCGACCCGGTCGAGCGGGCGTACTCCCACCACGCCCACGAGCTGGCGCGCGGCTTCGAGTCGGAGCCGTCGTTCGCCAAGGTCCTCGCGCTGGAGCCGGACCGGCTCCGCGGGCAGGAGGAGCGACTCCTCGCCGATCCGACGTACTACAGCTTCGCCCACCAGCACCACGCCTACCGGGCGCGCGGCGAGTACGCCCGGTACCTCGCCGAGATGGCCCAGCGGGTCGGCCGGGAGCGGATCCTGGTGGTGGAGAGCGAGCGCTTCTTCACCGACCCGTCCAGCGTCTACGCCGAGGTCCTCGACTTCCTCGACCTCCCCCGTTCGACCCCCGGTCTTCGCCCGCCACAACGCCCGGCCCCGCCCCGGCGCGATGGACGAGGCCGTGCGCCGTGACCTGCGCGCGCACTACGCCGACTGGGACGCCGCCCTAGCGACCTGGCTGGGTGGTCACCCTGGGTGGGGCCGGTCATGAGCGTTGATCAGGGAATAGCTCCCTCGACGCACCGCGAAACGCACGACGTACTCCCTGATCATCGGAAGACTTCGGTGCTGGGGGTTCTTGGGGCGGGTATCGCTGGGGCGGCGGGCGTGGGGGTCGCCTGGGTGGTCGCGCGTGGGTTGCCGCCGGCCGGGGCGGGGCGGTGTTTGTGGCTACCGGAGCTTTTGTGCTGGCCGGCGGGGTCGTCAAGCTGGGCACGCAGACGGGACTGGTGTACTGGCTGGCACGGTTGCGGGCGCAGAAGCGGACCCACCTGCTGGGCGCCTGCCTGCGGATCGGGCTGACCCCGGTCGCCGTCGCGGCCACCGCGCTCGCCGTCGTGCTGTGGTTCGCCGCGCCGGCACCGCTGGACACGCTCGGGCTCTTCCTGCCGCTGGCCGCCTTCTCCGACGCCGCGCTCGCCGCCACCCGCGGCTACCGGCTGATCGGACCGACCGTGCGCCTCGACCGGATCCTCCGGCCGGCGATGCAGCTCACCGCGGTCGCGGCACTGGCCATCGGCGGGGTGCGGTCCCCGATGGCGTACGCGGTGGCCTGGGCGGCGCCGTACCTCCCGGTCGCCCTGCTCGCCGCGTACGCGCTGCGCCAGGCGTACGAGTCGGGGCCGGTCCCGCTGGCGGCCCGCCGGCCCGGGCAGAAGACGTACCTGGCGCTGCGGGCGGGGTTCTGGCGGTTCACCGGGCCGCGCGCCGTCGCCAGCGTCGCCCAGCTCGCCCTCCAGCGGGTCGACGTGCTGCTCGTGGCCGGCCTCGGCGGGCTCGCGGCGGCCGCCACGTACGCGGTGGCGAGCCGGTTCGTGGTGCTCGGGCAGTTCGCCAACCAGGGCATCACGCAGAGCGTCCAGCCCCGGCTGGCCGAGGCGCTGGCCACCGGGGACCGGCGTACCGCCAACGCCCTCTACCAGACCGCGACCGGCTGGCTGGTGCTGCTCACCTGGCCGCTCCACCTGACGGTCAACACGTACGCGCCGCTGTACCTCGGGCTCTTCGGCGACCACTACCGCCACGCCGGCCCGATCGTCGTCGTGCTGGCCAGCGCGATGCTGGTGGCCACCGGGTGCGGCATGGTCGACGTGGTGCTGTCGATGGCCGGCCGCACCCGCTGGAACCTCGCCAACGTCCTCGCCGCGCTCGCGGCCATGGTGCTCGTGGACCTGGCGCTCATCCCCCGCTACGGCGCGCTCGGGGCGGCCATCGGCCTGGCCGTCGCCGTGCTGCTCAACAACATCGTGCCGCTCATCCAGGTGGGCCGGGCCGTCGGACTGCACCCCTTCGGACCGGGCACCGTGGCCGCCGCCGCGCTGGCGTTCACGTGCTTCGGCGTACTCCCGCA
Coding sequences within:
- a CDS encoding phosphotransferase yields the protein MPVRTAPARLTAGDAALRAQYLQDVLRLLYPEPCTTAANGRAPLVTEYVVVPDARRPRLLVPTRSRRIAAAAVRRYAEPQSRIARLKRDAVVAALRTPGASAVLLRHRVRVRGPIRETIDGYLRTALDTDLSISVHIGPARANRKPVLQLIAPDGQTLGFAKMGTGPLTRRLVRAETTALSALSHVGLRGLTVPRVLHSGEWRGHQVLVQSPLPVWRPRAPLAPDRLGAAMREVARSCGISRSWFATSPYWAELRERLAAVSDRPEGAALGSAARALVDRTSDVDLRYGAWHGDWAPWNMASLADTLLVWDWERFTTGVPLGFDAVHYELQRRIQSTSDAEAAVEATLGVAPALLEPFEVTGDAARLTALLYLVDLAARYLADRQAEAGARLGVLGTWLLPVLVRRVEAL
- a CDS encoding sulfotransferase domain-containing protein, which encodes MRERVPAPVKRIVHFGSRSYGRITAPARMLPSFLICGGQRCGTTSLYRALSAHPVVLKAVLHKGVHYFDTSYHRGMAWYRGHFPLQRTAMKVEQRYGVPAQTFESSPYYMYHPHAVARIARDLPTVRLVVLVRDPVERAYSHHAHELARGFESEPSFAKVLALEPDRLRGQEERLLADPTYYSFAHQHHAYRARGEYARYLAEMAQRVGRERILVVESERFFTDPSSVYAEVLDFLDLPRSTPGLRPPQRPAPPRRDGRGRAP
- a CDS encoding lipopolysaccharide biosynthesis protein; translation: MATGAFVLAGGVVKLGTQTGLVYWLARLRAQKRTHLLGACLRIGLTPVAVAATALAVVLWFAAPAPLDTLGLFLPLAAFSDAALAATRGYRLIGPTVRLDRILRPAMQLTAVAALAIGGVRSPMAYAVAWAAPYLPVALLAAYALRQAYESGPVPLAARRPGQKTYLALRAGFWRFTGPRAVASVAQLALQRVDVLLVAGLGGLAAAATYAVASRFVVLGQFANQGITQSVQPRLAEALATGDRRTANALYQTATGWLVLLTWPLHLTVNTYAPLYLGLFGDHYRHAGPIVVVLASAMLVATGCGMVDVVLSMAGRTRWNLANVLAALAAMVLVDLALIPRYGALGAAIGLAVAVLLNNIVPLIQVGRAVGLHPFGPGTVAAAALAFTCFGVLPQLLVPAAGPVAAAVLCAAAYAFGAYRLRRTLALVGLRTPR